CCAGGTGCTGAGCCTTGCCGTCGTCCACGACATCCTGACGGAGCGTGCCCGCGCGGAAGGGAGTGCGCACGGCCTCTCGGCCCGGCGGATGCTGGCCAAGCTCCTGGCCATCCTGGAGCAGACCTCGGCGCGTTCGATCGGGCAGGAGGTGGAGGACGTCGAGCTCTCGACCCGTCAGGGGACCTCGCTCGCCATCGTGGTGAACGAGCTCGTGACAAATGCGGTGAAGCACGGGTCGGCCAGCGTGATGGTGCGGCTGGCGCTCGCCGGGCCGGACGTGGTTCTGACCGTGTCGGACGACGGGCCCGGATTCCCCGACGGCTTCGACCCGGCAAGGGATGGGCACACGGGGCTGGAACTGGTGGAGCGCCTGAGCCGATGGGACCTGGCCGGCGCCGCGCGTTACGAGACGGCACCGGGGGGTGGAGCCCGTGTGTCGGTGCGGTTCCCGCACGCGCCGCCGGGCGCGGCCGCCCGCGAGACCTAGCGGGTGGGGCGCGGTGGGCCGGGAGGGCGATGAACGATGCGGATCGCGGTGATCGATGGGATGGGGGGTGGCCTCGGCGCGCAGATCGTCGGGCGCGTGCGGCCACTGCTGCGCGCTCAGGACGAGCTGATCGCGCTCGGCGTGAACGCCATCGCGACGGCTGCCATGATGAAGGCCGGCGCGGCCGTGGGCGCCACCGGAGAGAACGCCATCGTGGTGAACGCGGCGCGCTTCGACCTGATCCTCGGCCCGGTCGGCGTGGCCATCCCGCACTCGCTGATGGGAGAGGTGACGCCAGCGATGGCGGGGGCCGTGGCGCTGAGCCCGGCCCGCAAGCTGCTGGTGCCCACGACGCAATCGCAGGGACACTTCGAGTTGATCGGAGTGGAGCCGCGCGCGCTGCACGCCTCGCTGGACGACCTCGCGGGGCGCGTGGCGCGCCTGCTGACGGAAGCGGGCTGAACGGATGCGGGGTCAGGGAACGGGCGTCGCGCGATAGAGACGCTGCTCGGAGATATAGGCCGCGACCGGGTCTGGCGTGAGGTAGCGCACGGGAAGGCCGCAGCGCGCCCGCTCGCGGATGGCCGTCGCGGAGATGTCGAGGTAGGCGCTGGTGAGCGGAACGAGGCGCTCCATGTAGCGCGGCTCGAGCACGCCGCACAGCCAGTCCAGGGAGTAGCCGGGGCGCGCCGCGACCACGATGGTGCTCAGGCGCAGCACCTCGGCCGGCCGGTGCCACGTGGCGATCTCGGCGACGGCATCGGAGCCGGTGAGGAAGAAGAGGTCGGCTCCCGGGTTCGCCTCGTGCAGCGCGGCAAGCGTGTCCGCCGTGTAGGAGGGACCCTCGCGGTCGATCTCGAGGCGCGACGCCTCGAAGGCGGGATTGGCGCGCACGGCCCGCTCCACCATCGCCACCCGGTGCTCGGGCGAAGTGGTCTCCGCGGCCGACTTGTGCGCGGGCGTGCCGTTGGGAATGAAGAGCACGCGGTCAAGACCGATCTGGACGCGCGCGTCCTCGGCAACGAGCAGGTGCGCGAAGTGGATGGGGTCGAAGGTGCCGCCGAGGATGCCCAGTCGCATGGGTGTTCAGGCGCGGATCTGCCCGGAGCCGCGGACGACATATTTATGCGTGGTGAGCTCGGCCAGGCCCATCGGGCCGCGCGCGTGGAGCTTCTGGTTGCTGATGCCCACCTCGGCGCCGAAGCCAAACTCGCAGCCGTCCGTGAAGCGCGTGGAGGCGTTGACATAGACGCACGCCGCGTCGACCTCGCGGCAGAAGCGCTGTGCCGCCGAGTAGTCCTCGGTGACGATGGCCTCGCTGTGGCGCGTGCCGTGGCGCTCGATGTGCTCGATTGCGGCTTCCAGGTCCGCCACCACGCGCACGGCGAGCACCAGGCTCAGATACTCCGTGTCCCAGTCCTCGTCGGTCGCGGCGCGAGCGCCGGGGAGGATCTCGCGGGCGCGCTCGCAGGCGCGCAACTCCACGCCAGCCTCCATCAACCGCGCCGCCGCCGCCGGTAGGAACTCCTCGGCCACCACGTCGTGCACCAGCAGCGTTTCCATGGCGTTGCACACCGAGGGGCGTGAGCACTTGGCGTTCACCACGATCTCGACCGCCATGTCCATGTCGGCGGTGGCGTCGACGTAGATATGGCAGTTGCCGGTCCCGGTCTCGATGACGGGTACGGTGGCGTTCTCGACAACGCTGCGGATCAGGCCGGCCCCGCCCCGCGGGATGAGCACGTCCACGAGGCCGTTCAGGCGCATGAGCTCCCGGGCCGACTCCCGATCGGCGGACGCGACTACCTGCACGGCGTCCGCGGGCAGTCCGGCCGCCTCCACGGCGGCCCGTAGCCGCTCGGCGATGGCCAGGTTGCTTCGGAGCGCGTCGGAGCCGCCGCGCAGGATGCAGGCGTTGCCGGACTTCAGGCACAGGCCCGCGGCGTCCGCCGTCACGTTGGGGCGCGACTCGTAGATGATGCCGACGACCCCTAGCGGCACACGGACGCGCGCGATCTCCAGCCCGTTCGGCCGCTGCCAGCCCCCGATGACCTCGCCGACGGGATCCGGCAAGGCCGCGATCTGGCGCAGGCCCTCCGCCATGCCGGCGATGCGCGCCGGCGTGAGGGCGAGCCGGTCCAACAGGGCCGAGGCGGTGCCGTGCTCGCGGGCCCGCGCAAGGTCGACCCCGTTGGCCGCCAGCACGGAGTCCCCCTCGCGGCAGAGGGCGTCGGCCATCCCGCGCAGCGCGGCTTCGCGCGCGGCGGAAGGCGTGTTGCCGAGGAGGCGCGCGGCCGCGCGAGCGCGCAGGGCCATGTCGCGGACGGTATCATTCATCGAAAGACCTCCCCCCTGCCGGCCCACGGGCCTAGGATGGCCGAATCCGCGCGCCGGGCGCGCGATTCCCATACTTCGGCGGGTTCGGCGCCGGGCCGCGAGACGGAAGAACACAGCGGGTTCCGGCGTCGCGGAGGAACGATGCCATGGTGCAACGCACGACAGGGATCGGCGGTGCGCCTGAGTCGGCCACGCAAGAAGCCAGTGCTGTCGCCGCGGAGGCGCGGAGCCGCACCGTCCCTGCACATGTCAGGGCCCGGGAAGAGGCGGAACCCATTCGTACCGTGGTCATGCAAGCCCTGACACAGGCGCCGCACGTCGACGCGGTGACGGTGCAGCTCCGGTACGCCTCCAGAAAAGCGACGCCAGAGCGGCTAGACATGCTGGTCTAGGCGCGCCGAGGGGTACGGCCGCTCCGTACCCCTCCTGCCTGTGTGCCCGGCGTCCCACCTTCAGGGGTCGAGCGACTCGCCCTGCTGGATGCTTCCGCCGCTCCCGGAGCCGCGCGGCGGGGGCGCGGTGTCGGCGCGTCGGCTCCGCTGTCGGGGTCGACGCACGTCACTCTCCTGCTCTGAGGGAGGCCGATCCCGCGTCACGCGCCGCTCGAGCTCGGCACGGGGCGCCCCGCGCTGACGGCGCGGTCGGTCCGCTGATCGGGTGTCGCCATCGTCGCGAGCCGGGTCGGACGAGGCGGTGTCCCCATTCGGCTCCACCGCGGGCGCCGGCCGTGAGCCGTCCGCCTGGTCCGCCGAGGTCTGCTCGGCCTGTGTGCCGGGGCCGTCCGCCGCCGGCTCGCCCGAGGGCTGGGCACCGGCGTCGGGCGTCTCGGCCGGCTGCACGCCGGCCGGCTTCGCCGGCGCGATGTCGATGTCCGGCTCCACGGCGCGGCTGCCACGGCGCGCGGCCTGGACCGGCGGCGCCGGCGGCGGGGGCGCTGTGCTGGCGCGGCTGGGGCTCTCCTGAACCGTGTGGGGCGACGGCTCGCCGCGATCGCCGCCAACGAAGCGGAGCAGCGGCGAGAGGACCAGGGCCCCGAGGACGAAAGAGGCGACGGCCAGGAAAACCCAGAAGGCGAGCGTCTTGAGCACGCTGCCACCCCCGGGTCCCGCCGTCGCGCTTCCCCGGCCCCCCTTGCGAGCACCCATGAGCTTCCTCACTGCGCTTCGGCGCGCCGGCCGAACGGTGTCGGTGTAGTGTACTGTGCCGCCGGTGCGTTGTCAAGGCGACTCGGGAGCAGGCGACTCGCGAGCGGATCTGCCCTGCCAGGTGTGGCGATCTACTGGGTGGCGGTGCCGGGTACCGCGCGGTCGCGCCCGGCGCCGCCTCCGCATGAGTGTGCGGCTCGTGCGACGGTGGCAGCGAGTCGTCGGCCCAGCGGCGCGGCGCGCCGTCGAAGCATGGCATCGCGTCGGTGCTGGCTCAACGCCATTCCGGGTTGTCGCGGACGTTGCGCACACGCCTGCCCAGCATTGGCTCCCATGGGGCGGATTCCATATTAAGCCCGCGCCCGCCATTATTTAGCCAGGTGTGTGTAATGGTCGTGGCGAGAGGAGCTATCGTGAACGTTACGAGGTATGTTGGCGCCTGGATCGATGCGTGCATGCTGTCCATCGTGCTCCTGCTGTCCGGGTGCGCCTCCGCGGGCGCGGCTCCGCTGCGGGTGGTGACGGTCGGCGACAGCATCACGAACGGGTACACCCCGTACCTGGCCGAGGGGTTGCCTGGCTATCGCGTGATCGGCCGCGGCGCGAGCGGCGCGAGCGCGCGGCAGTGGGCCGACACGACGCTGGAGACGGCCCTCGCCGATGACCCCGACGTCGTGTGTGTCCTGCTCGGCACCAACGACGCGGCCCGGGCCATCCACTCCCCCGGGCAGATCGCGATCTACCGCGCTGCCATGGGCGAGATCCTGGAGCGCGTCGCGGCCGCCAGGAACGGCAGGGATCGGGCGCCGCTCACCATCCTGGGCACCGTCATCCCCATCGTGGCCCCCAGCCCGTATGCGGCGGCGACACCCATGATCGCCGACACAATCGATCCCTGGCTGCGCGCCGAGGCCGACTCCCGCGGGATCCTCGTGGTCGACCTCTTCGCCGACGTCGAGGCCCTCGACGACCATATGGCGCTCTACCGCGACGGAGTACACCTGAGCGCCGAGGGGTACCGGTGGATGGCGGGCGAGTGGGCCGCGGCGATACGCTCTCTGGTCAATACCCGTCCATGGGTCGGCGACCGCTCCGGCCTTGCGGGGCGCAGCGTCTCTTTCTGGGGCTACCTGTGGAACCGGGCCGGCCCGGCGATGCCCGACAGGCCGCTGACGCTCGAGGTGAACGGCGGGAGCGTGGCCGAGGGCGTCACCGGAGCCGACGGCCGCTGCCTGCTGACCTTCACGGTTCCCGAGGGCACGGATCCCGGCGTGCTTGAGGTGCGCCTGCGCTATGAAGGCGACATGAGCACCTTTGGAGGCGTGGCCGAGAGCCGGCTGCAGGTGAGCGTGCCCACCTGGATGTGGGTGGGCAACCGCGCGCAGACCGCGGGCAAGGCCATTCAGTTCTGGGGCTACCTGCAGCGCAAGGACACACGCGAACCCATCGTGGGCCGCACCGTCTGGCTTTCCATCGGCGGTGAGCGCGCCGCGAGCGCCGTCACGGGCTCCGATGGACGGGCGCTGCTCACCTACCGCATTCCGGCGACGAAGACGCCCGGAGCCTACGCGGTGTCCGTCGAGTTCGTTGGAGCCGATGGGTACCTCGCTGGACGCGCGGCGAGCACGCTGACCGTGACGGCGCCCTGACGCTCGTGGCGAGGGCCGTGTGCCGCGCGGCGGGCCGGGCGACCCGCGTCGGCACGGCTCCTCGCCGGGGCTCCGGAAGCGATGGCGCGCGGCGGCAGGCAGAGGCTGCTGAACGTAATCTCAGATCAGGTCTTCCGGCACCGAGATAGCCCCGACGTGCCTGCCCGTTCCATCATCACCTCACGCCTGCCCTATCTGCCAACGGAACCCTCACCGTCCCTTTCGGCGATATCTCGCCAGTGCTTGGCCGGGATGAAGCGCGCCAAGTGCCCAACATTATCGCTGGCCACGATAATCTCGTCGGCGGGAACTCCTGCCGTGAGCGCCTGGGCTGCCAGGATCACGTCCCCATCCAGGGACTTCGCATCGGCGGTGGGCTGCCCCTGCCGCCGGGCCTCTGCCCAGAGGCGAGCCGCCAGCACCATCGCCTCCGTGGTGATGGGCAGGTACTCCAGCGCCTCCTTGACGCGGTCCAGGCGGGCAAGACCAGCACTCTTGGTGGCGCGCAGCAGCTCGCGGCGCACTTCATAGTCGGCGATCTCCGGCACGAGCACCCGGATGCCGGCCGCAATCTGCGCTTCCAGCCACTGCTGGCAGGCGTCGTTCAGGGGTGAGGATTTTGGGTTGGAGACCCTGCCGAGTGGTCCGGCATCCAGTGCAATGACCATCAGGCAAACCGCTCTCTCGCAGAAAGGCGGTCGTCGTTCACCGCAGTTTTGAGGTAGGCAAACGTCTCCCGCTGCTCGGCGTCATCCCCCAGGTCGCGCACGGAGCGCAGCAGGGAGAGCGAACGCTCCCGCTGCTTGGCTTTCGTGAGCGGTGGCATGGCGTCAGCGACCAGACGCACAATGAAGTCTTCGACTGGAAGCGACTGTTTGGCAGCTTCCGCTTGGATACGAGCTTCCACGTCCGGTGGCAGGTTGATGGTTACGCTCATGCGCACAGGCTCCTTTCGTCAAACCGGTCTCTTGGTCCCCTCAGTGTAGCCCAGTGGCGCCCAAGTCGCAAGGTCTGCCACGGCGAGCAGCGGAACGTGTCAAGGGTAGTGAGGCACTCTCCTCGCGTGATCTGGTGCCTCCCGCGGTCCGGCGCGCGGTCCACGAAGCGCGGCTCGTGCAGGAGGGCAAACGCCGCTTCCCTCTCCGCCGACGACAGCGCTCTTTCGGATTTGGGATTGGGACGCGGAGCCCTCTCCGCTGGCAGGGGAGCGGCCTTGGGCTGGCGGCGATGCAACTGGCGCGCGGCAGCCCCAGCGCGAGGCAGGCGGGCGCGGTTCCCAGGTTGGGAGCGAGCTCCTTCACGGCGCTCGTCAGTCGCTCCCTTCGCTGCCGGGCTGGTTCAGGGGGATCCCCAGGAGCTGAGAGGCTTTGTCAGGATGTCGATGATCGCCTCCGCCTGGGCCAGCCGACGCTTGAGGCGAGCGTTCTCCCCGGCGAGTTTGCGGCTCGATTCGAGCTGGGCGGCAAGGGCGGGGTCCTGGGGCTTGCGGCCCCGGCGTTTCGGAGCGGTTGCCAACTGCTTTCGCCAGGCAGCCAGATGAGAGGAACACGGGCCCTCCCTCCGAAGCACCGTGCCGACCTGACCGGGTTCCGGGCATGCCTCCGCTTCCCGAGCAATCCGCTGCTTGTCGGCAGTGGCGAACCGACGACGAGAAGAGGAAGGAAGCACCTCCGGGTCGGGCGGCGGGCTGCCTGGAGAAGTGGCGACCTGTTCCGTCTCGCTCCGCGAGCCTGACGGCGGAACCGGTCCCCCGAAGGGGCAGACCGAGGCCGAAGGGGTCTCGAAGTGGTTGTTGTTGCTCACGAATCCGTCTCCTTCCCGCCCTCATGTACACGGATTGGAGAGAAGCAAAGCGCCTCACCCGATCTTGGCACGTAGGATCCCGGCGACGAAGACGTCCGGAGCCTACGCGGTGTCCGTCGAGTTCGTTGGAGCCGATGGGTACCTCGCTGGACGCGCGGCGAGCACGCTGACCGTGACGGCGCCCTGACGCTCGTGGTGGGGGCCGCCTGGCGCGCGTCGGGCCGGGCGACCCGCGTCGGCACGGCTCCTCGCCGGGGCTCCGGAAGCGATGGCCTTCGCGCGACGGCGAGCGCGGGCGGCCGCGGCCGCCGCGGGGCGATGGCGCGAGGCGGGAGGAGGGGCACCCGGTGGGCGGTGTATAGTAGGCCGGCGGCGCGCTCGGCCGCTCATCGGGAGGCCAGATGATATGCAGCCTCGTGGCGCGGCGCCCGCGTCGGTGCAGGTCCCGTCGCCGCGGCAGCCGGCGGGGGCGGCTCGGCCTGCCGCCGCCCGCATCCGGGGGCGCGCCCTGGCGATCGGAGTCGTCGCGCTGTGGGTCAACCAGATGTGGCTCGTGCAGGTCGAGCTCGTGCGGTGGTCGCTCTTCACGAACCTGGTGCCCTTCTGCAATGCCATCTTCACGCTGACCATCGTCCTCGGCCTCAACGCGCTCACCTGCCGGATCTCGCGGCGCCGCGAGCCCCTCCTTCATCGGGGCGAGTTGCTCTGTGTCTTCACGATGACCTGCATTGGCAGCGCCCTTGGCGCCCAGCAGTTCGGGCAGCTTCTCGTCTCGTTCCTGCCGTACCCGTTCCAGTACGCGGGCGTGGGCAACCTGTGGCCCTCCACTTTCATGCCGTTCCTGCCCCGCCACCTCATGGTGAGCGACCCCACCGCGGTGCGCGGGTTCTACTCTGGCAACACATCGCTCTACCGGCCGGAGAACTGGATCCCCTGGGTAGCCCCATGCCTCTTCTGGGTCGCCTTCCTGCTCGTGCTGCTCTGGACGATGCTCTGCGCCAATACGCTCCTGCGGCGGCGCTGGACGCTGTCAGAGCGGCTCACCTACCCCACGGTGCTGCTGCCGCTGGAGATGACGTCCGGGACCCCTTTCTGGCGCAACCGGGTGATGTGGGCGGGCTTCGCCCTGGCGGGAGGGGTGACGTTCCTGAACGGGCTGGCGTACCTGGCGCCTTCGCTGCCGTCGCTCCCCATCAAGCGGCAGGACGTGACCTATCTGCTCACGACGCCGCCGTGGAACGGGATCGGCTCCCTCCAGACGTCGTTCTACTTCTTCGCCATCGGGATCTCGTTCCTGATGCCGCGCGACCTGTCGTTCTCGCTCTGGTTCTTCTACCTCATTTTCAAGCTCGAGTTGGTCACCGTGACGGCGCTCGGAATGCAGCAGACGTTCAGCAGCGGCACCGGCTTCGACAACTCGCCGCCCTACGAAAACGGGCAGGCCTATGGCGCTTATATGGCGGTATTCGCGATGGCGACCTGGAGCGCGCGCGGGTACCTTCGGGAGCTATGGCTGACGGCCTTCGGGCGTGGCCCGCGCCCACTGGACGACTCCGGCGAGCCAATGCGGTACCGCACGGCCATCCTGGGCGGCGGGGCCGGAGTCGTGGCGCTTGCGGCCATGTGCGCGGCCATCGGCATGTCGCCGGGCGTGGCCGCCGCGTTCCTCGTGCTCTACCTCATGCTCTCGATCGTCATCGCGCGCATCCGGGCGGAGTTCGGGTTCCCGGTCCATGACATGCACTTCATGGGGCCCGCCAACCCGCTGCTGGCGTCGATGGGCACCACGGCCGTGGGGCCGCGCGGCATGGCCGCCTTCGCGCTCACCTACTGGTTCAACCGCACCTATTTCGCGCACCCCATGCCGCACCAGCTGGAGGGCATGAAGCTCGCGGAGTCGAGCGCAACGGCGCAGCGGGACCTGCTGCGCGCCATGCTCGTGGCCGGCGCGGTCGGAGCCGTGGGCCTCTTCTGGTCGTACCTGCACGTGGCGTACGACCTGGGCGCAGGGACGGCGCGCGTTGAGCGGTGGCCGCGCTCGTTCCCGCTGGAGAACTTCGACCGGCTCAACTCGTGGTTTCAGGCGCCGGGCGTCACCAACGCGCGCAGCCTCACGGC
The Chthonomonadales bacterium genome window above contains:
- a CDS encoding DUF3842 family protein codes for the protein MRIAVIDGMGGGLGAQIVGRVRPLLRAQDELIALGVNAIATAAMMKAGAAVGATGENAIVVNAARFDLILGPVGVAIPHSLMGEVTPAMAGAVALSPARKLLVPTTQSQGHFELIGVEPRALHASLDDLAGRVARLLTEAG
- a CDS encoding nicotinate-nucleotide adenylyltransferase, with amino-acid sequence MRLGILGGTFDPIHFAHLLVAEDARVQIGLDRVLFIPNGTPAHKSAAETTSPEHRVAMVERAVRANPAFEASRLEIDREGPSYTADTLAALHEANPGADLFFLTGSDAVAEIATWHRPAEVLRLSTIVVAARPGYSLDWLCGVLEPRYMERLVPLTSAYLDISATAIRERARCGLPVRYLTPDPVAAYISEQRLYRATPVP
- a CDS encoding glutamate-5-semialdehyde dehydrogenase translates to MNDTVRDMALRARAAARLLGNTPSAAREAALRGMADALCREGDSVLAANGVDLARAREHGTASALLDRLALTPARIAGMAEGLRQIAALPDPVGEVIGGWQRPNGLEIARVRVPLGVVGIIYESRPNVTADAAGLCLKSGNACILRGGSDALRSNLAIAERLRAAVEAAGLPADAVQVVASADRESARELMRLNGLVDVLIPRGGAGLIRSVVENATVPVIETGTGNCHIYVDATADMDMAVEIVVNAKCSRPSVCNAMETLLVHDVVAEEFLPAAAARLMEAGVELRACERAREILPGARAATDEDWDTEYLSLVLAVRVVADLEAAIEHIERHGTRHSEAIVTEDYSAAQRFCREVDAACVYVNASTRFTDGCEFGFGAEVGISNQKLHARGPMGLAELTTHKYVVRGSGQIRA
- a CDS encoding PIN domain-containing protein, giving the protein MVIALDAGPLGRVSNPKSSPLNDACQQWLEAQIAAGIRVLVPEIADYEVRRELLRATKSAGLARLDRVKEALEYLPITTEAMVLAARLWAEARRQGQPTADAKSLDGDVILAAQALTAGVPADEIIVASDNVGHLARFIPAKHWRDIAERDGEGSVGR